In Candidatus Nitrosotenuis uzonensis, the sequence AGCAATATCCGCTTCCTTCAAATGTGGTTTCATTAGGTCATATAATTCAGCTATCGGATGTGTTGCATGTACAAGCGCAAGCTCTGCGTTCTTTTCATTAAGATTTTTCTCTAGTGCCCAAAAGTGACCCAGAGTTTCTTCAATGTATCCTGCAAATTCCAGTTTCGCATCATCTTCATCCGCGTCGACATGTTGCATTATGGACAATGCTGTAAGTAAAACAACTAAACCTGAAATCGCTAACACTCTTACCATGCTTGCAATTTTTATGCGTATTTTATAAATGAGGAGTAATTTCTAATCAAGTAGAACAGGAGCTTAGAATGAATACTTGTTTTTAGTAAAATTACAAGTCAATTAATATTGCAATGTTTTGCAAATCTTGTACTTCTTGCTTTACTGCATCAATTATCTGTGATGCCGAGATTAAGCTAGAAAAATCCAGTAATTTTAAGTCGTTTATCAGGTAGACCTGTGGTGAGACAATATCTTTTTTTGCATCAAGTATATTTGCCAGTTCATCAATCGACATTTTACCAGAAATTACCTTACCGTTTTTCAAAAAAAGTCTTTGCCTACCATATTTATCCAATACGAGTACTCGTGTTTTGTTTTTTTTGTTAAACAGTTTTTTTTCGGTGATCTCAGATACAAATACAAAATAATGATCCGTCTTGAAAGCTTCTTTTATCCTCTCATTATCTGCATCAAATATCTCACTTGCTCTCGTAATTGCATCTTCTTGCGTGAATACATTTCGTGCGTTATCTGCGCTGTCAAGCTCCACATTTCCTATTGCTGAAACTCGTAGCAGTGATTTTTCCGACACAAATTCACTGTTGACTATGATTGATTCAGGAACTGCCCCGCGCTCTATCATTACAGTGTGTATCTTCCTATGCAAATCAGTGATTTGTTTTGGTGTTGGGTTTACAGTTGTCACTTCAATTTCTTCTTGTAACATGGATGATGCCACTCCTATCGATGAAATGACTTCGGCGTGTTCTGCTAGCTTATAAGACATACCCATCTGTTTTGCAACAAAAGGTACCAATACAGTCGCACCGCCCCCTCCGCCAACTATCTGGGTTCTTCCCTTTTCGAGTCGGAATTCTTTCATTATTTTTGAAATTGTCTTTGTAATTTCAAATGAGGCAGTCTGAATAACAGACATTGCGGCCTCGGTTCCTGAAACATGTAACATCTTCCCTAACATTTCCATCGCAATTTTTGCCGATTCTTGATTTGCGAATGCATAATCATCCCGGCTTATCATTCCAAGTGCATTTGCAGCGCACGTGTTGGTTATGGCAAAGGTCTCATTCTCGCACTCAATTGCAACATATGGTTCTCTATCACTTTGCCTTGGTCGCACTAGTACAATTTTGCCTTTGCTGAGGGAGTTTGGATCTGCAAAACATGCATAATGCATGCCCGCAATATAGGCACTTCTTGGCCCAACTTTGTGTATATGTCCATCTTTTACTTGTATCATACTGCCTCCTGCCACGCCGAGCACTCTAACATCCATTGAGCGCACACATGTAGGATGTTCATTAATTGTTACATACTTGATTTCTGGTTTTCCGTTTTTTATTATGCAGATGTTTGTGCTGGTTCCACCTACTTCGACAAAGATGCCGTTAGTTATCTTCAGGTATAATAGTGCGCCTGCTACGCTTGCCGCCGGACCTGAAAGGATGGTAAGAATAGGTTTTGTTCTAAATGCATCCATGTTTGTCACTCCTCCGTCACCTTTCATTATCATTAATGGTGCTCTGATTCCGGCGTCATGAATTGCACTTTCCACAAAGTTTGCAACTTCAAACGTTTTTGGCAGTACGCTTGCATTGATTGCCGCAGTCAGTGTCCTTATCTCAAGACCATATATTCCTGAAATTTCATGCGATGCTGTGGATGGAAGATTACTGTTTGCGGCATTTTTCATCACAAACAATTCATTTGACGGATCATCAACTCCAAAGGCTTCTGTGGCGACAATCACTTGTGCCCCCTTGCTTTTTAGATAAGATACTGTCTTTTGCACTTCGGACTCTGTAATAAGATGTGAAGTATCTAAAAACGCATGTTCAACAGCAATGTTGTGGTTAGAGTTTTTTTCATCAAGACGGGTTCTTTTCATTATGGTATTCTTTTCAGGCATAACTCCCATGGCGATTATTCCGACTTTGGCAGTGTCTGCCTCAAGAAGTGCATTCATTGCCTGGGTAGTGCTATGCGAGATAAGTTCAATATCGGATATATCGATACCGGATTTTGTTATTTTTGCTAACGCATCTATTATCCCTTCAGAGACTCCTCTTTTTGCAGTATGAGTTGTCGGAACTGTGGCTTTTGCCACTATACTACCCGTTCGTAAATCTAGTGCAATCGCTTTTGTGAAGGTGCCTCCAACATCAATTCCGATTCTAATACGCTTGGAACTCATCTGCCTTGCCTCTTGATTTGCGCATCGATAGTATTTTTTGCTCTTTTCTTGGTCTTAGTACTAACACGTATAGTGATGCAGTAAGGTAAACTCCAAGCAAGGCAATCTGTGCAATCAAGGTCTCACGTGTTGGATAAATGCCAGTCATCTTTGCCATATTAATATCAAGTCGTGGAATTGTTCCCAGCATGCCCGTATATGGAACAATGTCTAATGTCTGTAATTCCCGTACGGCATTACCCAAAAATGCGATAGACAAGTATGCGCCAACTCCCATTGTGAGTGCAAAGAGAAGTTTAAGAGGAAGTCTTTTTCCAAGTTTTCTTGTAACATAATATACTCCAAGAAGAACTGCAAGGCCAGCTACGAATCCAATTCCAACATAAAATTCCATATATTTTGCAAAACCAAACATTGCCTCATAAAACAGTACTGTCTCAAATCCCTCTCGATATACGGTAAAGAATGCCAACATGACAAACACTACGGTGCCGCCAGTTGTGGTTGCTTGCCACACCTTGGCTTTGACAAACTCCATCCACTTTTTGTGTTCTATCTTATTTAATATCCAAAAACTCACATAGAATAGTACAGCAGTTGCAGACAAGGCAGCAACTGCCTCGATTAGCTCCCTGTTTGCACCGGAAATCGTGATGACATATGATGCAACAAGCCACGTTACGGCGGTTGCACCTATTGCCAAAATCACGCCATAATACACGTATGGTTTGAATCTTGCGTTTCTTGATGCTTCCAAATACGTCAGGATGGCGCCAAGAACGAGTACTGATTCTAGTCCTTCTCGAAACACAACTGCAAATGAGGATGTGAATGCGATTGTGGGCGCCAAGTGTCCGGTTCCAGTCACAAGTCTTTCTGACTCATCAAGACTGCGCCTCACTGCAACAGTGGCCTCCTGGACATCCTCATACGGTGCACGTTGATTTAT encodes:
- a CDS encoding hydantoinase/oxoprolinase family protein, which encodes MSSKRIRIGIDVGGTFTKAIALDLRTGSIVAKATVPTTHTAKRGVSEGIIDALAKITKSGIDISDIELISHSTTQAMNALLEADTAKVGIIAMGVMPEKNTIMKRTRLDEKNSNHNIAVEHAFLDTSHLITESEVQKTVSYLKSKGAQVIVATEAFGVDDPSNELFVMKNAANSNLPSTASHEISGIYGLEIRTLTAAINASVLPKTFEVANFVESAIHDAGIRAPLMIMKGDGGVTNMDAFRTKPILTILSGPAASVAGALLYLKITNGIFVEVGGTSTNICIIKNGKPEIKYVTINEHPTCVRSMDVRVLGVAGGSMIQVKDGHIHKVGPRSAYIAGMHYACFADPNSLSKGKIVLVRPRQSDREPYVAIECENETFAITNTCAANALGMISRDDYAFANQESAKIAMEMLGKMLHVSGTEAAMSVIQTASFEITKTISKIMKEFRLEKGRTQIVGGGGGATVLVPFVAKQMGMSYKLAEHAEVISSIGVASSMLQEEIEVTTVNPTPKQITDLHRKIHTVMIERGAVPESIIVNSEFVSEKSLLRVSAIGNVELDSADNARNVFTQEDAITRASEIFDADNERIKEAFKTDHYFVFVSEITEKKLFNKKNKTRVLVLDKYGRQRLFLKNGKVISGKMSIDELANILDAKKDIVSPQVYLINDLKLLDFSSLISASQIIDAVKQEVQDLQNIAILIDL